Below is a window of Streptomyces sp. NBC_00223 DNA.
TTCGTTGTCCAGCGCCCACGGATCGGTGCTGGTGCCCATGGTGAACGGACCGCCGGGGACGAGGACTTCACGCGGCAGCGCGGCGGCGCCCTCGGCCCGTGGTGGGGCGGGCGCGTCCAGTACGGGAGGGCCCTGGCGCAGCTGGTGGGTGGCGAGCATCGTCTCGTCGTGCTGCTGCTCGTGCTGGGCGAGCATCCCGAAGACGAAGGCCCCGGCGAGCAGCCGCTCGGGGTTGTCCTGGCCGGTGTCGGCCGTCGCGAGCACGTCGAGCGTCTCGGCCCGGACGGCGGCGACGTACGCGCGGGCGTCGGCGGGGCCGAGCAGCGGCAGCGCGGGACGGTCGGCGCGCGGGTGCTGGAAGGCGTCGTAGAGGTGGTCGAGGTCGGGGCGCAGTCCGGGGCGGCCGCCGGCCTCCCGGACCAGCCACAGCTCCTCCTGGTTGCCGATGTGGGCCAGGTCCCAGACCAGGGGGGACATCAGCGGGGAGTGCTGCGCGGTGAGATCGGCGTCGGTCACGGCGTCGGTGAGCGCGAGGGTCCGGCGCCGGGCGGTCTCCAGAGCGGCGAGGGCGCGCGCGGACGGGTCCGAAGGTGAACGAGGGGTGGAAGTTGCGGATGGGTCAGGGGTGATGCTGCTTCGGGCAGTGCTGTCGTACGTGGTGCGGGGGTCTGTCACGACAAGCCTTCCGGAAGGTCAGGCGCGGCTGAGCGCGTCGGACTGGTCGTGGGCGGGACATCGGCCTCGCTCTGGATAGTGCTCGGCGAAGTCGGAGACGGCCCTGCGCAGGGCCTCGGGCGCGCCGGAGCGCGCCAGCGCGTTCTCGGCCGCGGCGAAGCAGATGCGGGCCGCCTTGGCCAGCTCGGGGGCGGCAGGGCCGAGCCTGGCCGCGCGGCGCCACATCTGCGGGGAGGGCAGCGGATGCCCGCCCTGGCAGAGGGGCGCGGTCGCGGCGTAGGCCGTGCGGGCGGCCACCGGGTCGTCCAGCAGGGTGGCCGCCAGGACGGTCGGGACGATCCAGCCGTCGCCGTCCTGGGCGTCGATCATCCGCAGCTCCAGCCAGCCGCGCGGGCGGACCGGCGGGAAGAGCGTACTGAGGTGGTAGTCCAGGTCGCCGAGGGTCGGCGGCCGCAGCCCCTGGACCCCGCGCAGCCAGCCGCGGAAGGTCAGCCCCGGCGGCGCGGACCAGTCGGCCGCGGGGTCGCCCGGCGGGCCGGCCGCGTCACCGCCGTCGGGCCGTACGCACAGCACCCGGGCGTCCAGCGCGTAGCGGGCCCATGCCGTACGGGGGTCGGCGGAGTGCGGCGGCGGGGAGGTGCGGCCGGGGTCCATCAGGGACCAGTTGGCCTGCCGGGTGGAGACCCAACCGGTCGGACGGCCGCTCTGGAAGGGGGAGTTGGCGAAGGCCGCGACGAGTACGGGGCCGAGCCGGTGGGCCAGCTCCCAGCGGCGGCGGTAGCCGGACACGTCGTCCGAGTCGTCGCCGGAGTCCAGATTGATCTGGAGGGACGCCGTACGGCGCATCATCGTACGGCCCCAGGGGCCCTCGCGGTCGAAGTAGTCCTCCATCGCCCGGTAGCGGGGATGGTCGAGCACGCGGGGCGGTTCACGGTAGGGATCGAGCCCTCGGCCGACGAGAACGAGTCCGGCGCTGTCCAGGGCCTGCCGCAGTACGGCCAGATCGGCGGCCATCGCCTCGACGCAAGCGGCGAGGGTGGGCGCGGGCGGGGAGCTCAGCTCCACCTGGCCACCCGGTTCACGGGTGAGTCTGCTGCCCCGGGGGAGCGCCCCGGGGGCCTCGACCGGCGCGAGTGCCGCGTCCAGCCGGTCGACTGATATCAGTGTTCGCGCGTCGGAGCGGTCTTCGACCAGCCACTCCAGCTCCACCCCGGTGCGTGCGGGCGGACCGGTCTTGAAGCACACCCCGCGCACGTGGGCTTCCGCTTCGTCTTCCTTGAGGTCCTTTGTGAGGTCTCCAAGGTCGGTTGCCATCGATCCACCTCCTCTCTCTTCATGTCGGGAATCACCCGAAGCGAGGACATGTCACATGCTGCTGTCGCGAGTGTAGTTGGACGAGGGGCCGGACGGGCGTGCGTAGCGGTGAACGCATCTCGGTCAAGCATTCGAAATCAGCCGTTCATTCCCTTCCTCCTCCGCATCATCCTTTTGGGTGGGGCATATGGCATCAATTCAGTCATTACGGATTATATGTGCGGTGATCGCCTACGGCCCGGTACAGGGCCATGCCCCGGCGGTGATCCAGACCCGACCGGCTACTCTGCCGGTGTAAGCAGTAAGGGAAAAGCCGCGGACCCCGCCGAAGCTCAGACCGCCAGATGTCAGATCAGCGACAGGAGTACCCCTCGTGACCGTCGTCGGGCCCTTCGGGCTGAGCGTGTGGGACGAGACCCTTGATGCGGACGTCCAGGCCGGTCTCGCGGCCGTCGAGGAGGGCCTGCTGGAGGCCACCAAGAGCGACGTCCCCTTCATCACGGACACCGCCAGACACCTCCTCCAGGCAGGGGGCAAGCGCTTCCGGCCCATGCTCGTGATGCTCGGGGCACAGTTCGGCGACCCGCACGCGCCCGGCGTGGTGCCGGCCGCCGTCGTCGTGGAGCTGACCCACCTGGCCACGCTCTACCACGACGACGTCATGGACGAGGCCGATGTCCGCCGCGGAGTGCCGAGCGCCAACTCCCGCTGGGGCAACTCGGTGGCCGTCCTCACCGGCGACTTCCTCTTCTCCCGCGCCTCGCACATCCTGGCCGACCTGGGACCCGAGGCCGTACGCGTCCAGGCCGAGGCCTTCGAACGCCTGGTCACCGGTCAGATCATGGAGACCGTCGGCCCGCGCGACGGCCGCGACCCCCTCGACCACTACCTGGAGGTCATCGCGGGCAAGACCAGCTCGCTGATGGCCGTGTCCGGGCGGTTCGGCGCGATGATGTCCGGCGCCGAGGAGTCCGTGGTGGACGTCCTCACCCAGTACGGGGAGCGGATCGGCGCCGCCTTCCAGCTCGCCGACGACGTCCTGGACATCGCCAGCGACAGCCACGAGTCCGGCAAGACCCCCGGCACCGACCTGCGCGAGGGCATCCCGACCCTGCCGGTCCTGCACGTACGGCGCTGGTACGCGCAGGCCGGTGGCATGGTCTCGGCCGTCGACCGGCGGCTCGTCGAACTGCTCGACGGCGACCTCACCGACGACCGGCTGCACGCCGAGGCGCTGGAGCTGCTGCGCTCCCACCCGGCCCTTGAGCAGGCCCGCCGCGACACCGTGCGCTACGCCGACGAGGCCAGGACCGCGCTCGCCCCGCTGCCGGACAACCCGGCCAAGCACGCGCTGGCCGCGCTGTGCGACGCGGTGGTCCACCGGGCGGGCTGAGCCGTTCGGGGGCCGGTCCCGTACGGCCTCCGCGCGCGCTGCTCCTCGCGCGGTCGCTCCGCGCGCGGCTGTTCGGGGCGCGGCTGTTCGGGGTGCGGGTTCCCGCTCGGCCCCTGATCCTTCCCGGGTGACGCCTCGGGGTACGTCATCCCCCGGGAGTACACGAGGTTGCGTCCGTCGGCTGATGTGTCCGGTTGGCCGGTTTGATGGGATGGGGAACACCACTTCACGGCGGACCGGGCGACAATGGCCTGGGAAGTGGGGCGAGTGCGAGGCAACCGACCGCCGCTCTCAACGGAGGTGGACATCCCATGGCACGGATCGAACCGGCACAGTACGACGAGCCCGGGCTCGACGGGGGAGAGGCGCCGGGTCCCGGCGCGGGAGGGCCGCGCGGCCGCCGGCTCGCGCGCTATGCCGTGCCCGTCGCCGTGGCGGGCGTGGCCGCCGCGACCATCAGCCTCGTCCCCGCGCTCGCCGACGCGGGCGACCCCTCGCTGCCCTCGATCACGGCGGAGCAGCTGCTGACGAAGATCGCCGCGTCCGACAGTCAAACGGTGGACGGCTCGGTGCGGATCACCACGGACCTCGGGCTGCCGGCGGGGCTGTCTAGCGGCGCGGCGAGCGGCCTGTTCGGGGGCGCGGGGGCCTCCGACGGCGGCGGTCCTGGCGGCGGGAAGACCTCGCCCGCGGCGCCGCAGGCACAGCTCACCCAACTGCTCGCGGGCAGCCACCAGCTCCATGTCGCGGCCGACGGACCCGACCGGCAGAAGGTCTCGATCATCGAGCCCGCCGCCGAGTACAGCCTGATCCACAACGGCACACAGCTGTGGGCGTACGACAGCGCGTCCGACCAGGCGTACCACGAGACCCTGCCCGCGGCGGAAAGCGCCGACCGGCAGCGCGAGCTGCCCGAGGACTTCCCGACCACCCCGGCCGCCGCGGCCCGGCAGGTACTCAAGGCGGCCGACGGCACGGCCTCGATCACCGTGGACGGCACCGCCCGGGTGGCCGGCCACAGCGCGTATCAGCTGCTGATCCGCCCGCAGCACGCCGACGCGACCACGGTCGGGGCGATCCGGATCGCGGTGGACGCGAAGACGGGCGTGCCGCTGAAGTTCACCCTGACCCCGAGGGACGGCGGCAAGGCGGTCTTCGACATCGGCTTCACCCGGGTCAGCTTCGCCAAGCCGTCCGCGAGCACCTTCACCTTCACCCCGCCGAAGGGCGTCAAGGTGACGGAGGGCGTCGTCACCAAGGGTCAGAAGGGCGTGGACAGCGATGTCGTCACCAAGGGTCCGAAGGGTTTCGACAGTGACGTGGTGACCAAGGGTCAGAAGGGCCTGGACAGCGACGTCGTCACCAAGGGGCCGAAGGGCCTCGCGGGCGACGCGGCCGCCCAGCCGCGGGTCATCGGCCAGGGCTGGGACTCGATCGTCGTCGTCAAGGCTCCGGGCGGGCTGCCGTCCGGCGCGGAGAAGAACGGCAAGGGCGGCGGCGCCGACTCCCTGCTCAACAGCTTCGGCAAGCAGGTCAGCGGCTCCTTCGGCACCGGCACGCTCTTCCACACCCGGTTGGTGAACGCGCTGCTGACCGACAAGGGCACGCTCTACGTCGGCGCGGTCACCCAGTCCGCGCTGACGGACGCGGCCGACGCGGGACGGTAGCGCGGCGCGGCGGGGAGCCGTGCGCGAGGCAGGGGAGAGTTGCGAGGGAGTGCGATGGGACAGTCACCCGCCGCGGCACCGCGGGGCGACGTGGTGATCGAGACCCGCGGGCTCGCCAAGCAGTACCGGGGCACGCTCGCCGTGGCCGGCATCGATCTGCGGGTGCCGCGCGGCAGCGTGTTCGGCTTCCTGGGGCCCAACGGTTCGGGGAAGACCACCACCATCCGGATGCTGATGGGCCTGATCGAGCCCACCGCGGGCACCGCCCGGGTGCTGGACCGCCCGATGCCCCGCGCCGCCAGGACCGTACTGCCCAAGGTGGGCGCCCTGATCGAGGGCCCCGCGCTGTACGGCTTCCTGTCCGGCCGGGACAACCTGCTGCGGTACGACGCGGCCGACCCGACCGCTGACCCCCGTACCCGCAAGGCCAGGGTCGGCGCGGCCCTCGACCGGGTCGGGCTGACGGCGGCGGCCGGGAAGAAGGCCAAGGCGTACTCGCTGGGCATGAAGCAGCGGCTCGGGCTGGCCTCGGCGCTGCTCCAGCCGCGTGAGCTGCTGGTGCTCGACGAGCCGACCAACGGCCTCGACCCGCAGGGCATGCGGGAGATCCGTTCGCTGGTCAGGGAGCTGGCCGGGGACGGCATCACGGTCTTTCTGTCCTCGCACCTGCTGGACGAGATCGAGCAGGTCTGCACCCACGCCGCCGTGATGGCCCGCGGCCGGCTGATCACGCAGGGGCCGGTCGCGGAGCTGTCCGCGGGCGCCCGGGGGCGGCTCGCGGTGACCACCCCCGACCTGTCCGAAGCGGCCCGGGTGCTCGGGGAACACGGCGTCGCGGACCTCGTCACCGACGAGCGGCGGGTCACGGGCGAACTGCCCGCCGACCCGCCGGACCTCGCCGAACTGAACGCGGCCCTGGTCGCGGCCGGCGTGCGGGTACGCGGCTTCGGCCTCGAACGGGCCTCGCTGGAGGACGCGTTCGTGGCCCTGACCGGAGAGGGTTTCGATGTCGCGGGCTGAGACGGCGGGTACGAAGGCGGGTACGACGGGGGGTACGACGGCGGAGGAGCCCGGCGCCCGGGCCGTGCCCGAGGACGGCGGCGACCAGGACCACGCTGACCAGGACCGCGGCGGCCCGAACCCGCCCGTCGCCGTACGCGCCCCCCGGCTGCTGTGGTCGCTGGGGCTGTTCCGCTCCGAACTGGTGACCGTCTTCCGGCGGTGGCGGACCCTCGCGCTGTTCGCCGTGCTCGCCGGGGTGCCGCTGCTGGTCGGGATCGCGGTGCGGATCGAGACCCGCGGCGGCGGCTCGGCCGGCCGGGGCGGCAACGGGGACGGGCCCGCGTTCATCGAACAGGTCAGCAACAACGGCCTGTTCCTGACCTTCGCCGCGCTCGCCGCGACCTTGCCGTTCTTCCTGCCGATGGCGATCGGCGTGGTGGCGGGGGACTCGGTGGCCGGCGAGGCAGGCGGCGGCACCCTGCGCTATCTGCTGGTCGCCCCGGCAGGCCGCACCCGGCTGCTGCTCGCCAAGTACGCCTCCGTACTGGTCTTCTGTCTGGCCGCCACGCTGGTGGTGGCCGTCTCCGCGCTGGTCGTCGGCGCCGCGCTCTTCCCGGTCGGCCGGGTCACCACCTTGTCGGGGACCACGATCCCGCTCTCCGCCGGCCTGCTGCGGGCGCTGCTGATCGCGGTGCTCGTCGCGGCCTCGCTGATCGGCGTCGGTGCCCTCGGACTGTTCGTCTCCACGCTGACCGACAGCGGGATCGGCGCCATGGCCACCACGGTCGGGCTGCTGATCACCGTGCAGATCGTGGACACCATCCCGCAGTTGCACGTCGTCCAGCCGTATCTCTTCCCGCACTACTGGCTGAGCTTCGCCGACATCCTGCGTGACCCCGTGCAGTGGGGCGGTATCGGCAGGAACCTGGGCCTTCAGGCGGTGTACGCGGCGGTGTTCGGTTCCGCGGCGTGGGCGCGGTTCACCTCCCGGGACATCACCGCGTGATACCCCAGGGGGGTGGGGTCCGCCGTCGGCCGCGGCGGCGTTGTCAGTGGTGGGTCCCATGATGGAGGGACATGACGGGTGATCCCCGTCACCGCCCGTGGCACCGAGTGAAGGGAGCGAGTCATGGCACCGACCGGGCTGACCCGAGACGCGGGCTGGGAAATCGGCGTGTCCAGGATTCTGCCGCTGTCGCCCGCCGAGGTCTGGGACTTCCTCGTCGGCCCCGAGGGGCTGGCCCTGTGGCTGGGGAAGGTCGCCCTCCCCACCGAGAAGGGCGAGGAGTACGAGACGGCCGACGGCACCCGCGGCGAGATCCGCGGTTACCAGACGCAGGACCGGATACGCCTCACCTGGCGCCCGGCCGGCTGGACCCACGACACGACCGTCCAGGTCGCGATGGCCCCCTCCGGCTCGGGCACGGTGCTGCGCTTCCACCAGGAGCGGCTGGCCGACGCGGAGGAGCGCGCCCGGCAGCGCGAGCACTGGAAGTCCGCGCTGGACGCGATCACCCGCCGGCTGACCGCGGGCCGCGCCTAGAGTTCGGCCGGACGCGCGGTCCCGCCGACCGGCGGCTCGGCGGGCTCGACGGCCCCCTCGGACCGCCCGGCCGCCTCGGCAGGCCCTGCCCCCTCGGACCGCGTGTCCGGCGGGGCGGCCGCCGTGCGGGTCAGGGCGCTCCGGGAGCGCTGGGCGGACCGCAGCGCGTCCCAGGCCAGTATGACGAGCGCGGCCCACACCAGCAGAAAGCCCGCCCAGCGTTCCGCCGGCATTGCCTCGTGGAAGTGCAGTACGCCGATCAGGAACTGGAAGACCGGCGTCAGATACTGCATCAGCCCGATCGTGGACAGCGGCAGCCGGGTCGCCGACATGCCGAAGAAGATCAGCGGCACCGCGGTGACCAGCCCGCACGCGGCCAGCAGCGAGGCATGCCCGGGCCCGTGGTGGGTGAAGGTCGAATTCCCGCGCAGCCCCAGCACCAGCAGAAAGGCCAGCGCGGGGAAGAACTGCACCGAGGTCTCCGCCGCCAGCGACTCCAGACCGCCCATGGCGACCTTCTTCTTCACCAGCCCGTAGAGACCGAAGGAGAAGGCGAGGCTCAGCGCGATCCACGGCAGCCGCCCGTAACCGATGGCCAGCACGACCACGGCCATGGCGCCGATGCCGACCGCCGCCCACTGCACCGGCCGCAGCCGCTCGTGCAGGACGAGGACACCCAGCGCGATGGTGACCAGCGGATTGATGAAGTAGCCGAGCGCGCACTCCACCACATGGCCGGAGTTGACGCCCCAGATGTACATGCCCCAGTTCGCCGAGACCAGGGCGGCCGCCACCGCCAGCAGTCCGAACCGCCGGGGCCGGCGTATCAGTTCCCTGATCCACGCCCAGCGCCGCAGCACCAGCAGGATCACGGTGACCACCACCAGCGACCACACCATCCGATGGGCCAGGATCTCCAGCGCGCCGGCGGGTTCGAGCAACGGCCAGAAGAGCGGGAAGAGACCCCACAGGCCATAGGCCACGAAGCCGTAGACCAGTCCCGCGCGCTGCTCGCCCATGCCGACCTCCCCGCCGTGCGTCCGCGCGCGGCTCTCAGACGGTACCGGGGAGACGCCTGGGCTGTCATGCCCGTTCCACACAACGGTCATGACAGCCCGTGGGAGAGCGCCGGATCAGGCCTGGAGCGCGGCGGCCACGGTCTCGCGCAGCGGCGTGGTCGGCCGGCCGATCAGCCGGGCCAGGTCGCCGCTGGTGGCGGCCAGCAGCCCGCGCTCGATCGCCCGGTCCACGTCCACCAGGACCGCGGCGAAGTCCTCCGGCACCCCCACGCTGACCAGGATCTCCTTGCGCTGCTCGGCGGAGACGTTCTGGTACGTGATCTCGCGGCCGCTCAGCTCCGCGATCACCGCCGCGTAGTCGGCCAGGCTCCAGGCCGTGTCGCCGCTCAGCTCGTACACCGTGTTCTCGTGGCCCTCGCCCGCCAGGACGACGGCCGCGGCGGCCGCGTAGTCGGCGCGGGCGGCCGAGGCGATCCGGCCGTCCCCCGCGTTGCCGATCACGGCGCCGTGCTCCAGGACCGCGGTGATGTTGGCGGTGTAGACCTCGGTGTACCAGCCGTTGCGCAGGAAGACGTACGGCAGCTTCGAGTCGAGGATGTACGCCTCGGTGGCCTTGTGCTCGTCGGCCAGCGCGAAGTCGGCCTCCGGGCCGCCGAGCACCCCGGTGTACGCGAGCAGTGCCACGCCCGCCTCGGCCGCCGCGTCCACCACCGCGGTGTGCTGCGGGATGCGCCGGCCGACCTCGTTGCCCGAGATCAGCAGCACCCGGTCGCCGGCCCGGAAGGCGTCCTTGACGGTCTCCGGCAGGTCGTAGTCGGCGACCCGCACCTGGACGCCCTGCGCGGCGAGGTCGGCGGCCTTGTCCGCGTCCCGTACGACGGCGGCGATCTCCCCGGCCGCGACCCCGCGGGCGAGCAGGTCCGCGACGACGAGGCGGCCCAGGTGCCCGGTGGCTCCGGTGACGACGATGCTCATGGTGTTCACTCCCGTGACGAGGATCATCGCGCCGTTGTCCGGCGCGCGCATGATCACCGTAACCCTGGCGCTAACTTCTGGAAAGTACCCACTTTGAAGTAGGGTACATACATGAAGGTAATCTGCCCTGAGCGGGCCGTTCTTGAGCATGTCACCAGCACCTGGGGTGTCCTGGTGCTGTGCGAACTGCTCGACGGCACCCTGCGGTTCGGCGAACTGCGGCGGCGGATCGGCGGGGTGAGCGAGAAGATGCTCACCCAGACGCTGCGCACCCTGGAACGGGACGGTTTCGTACGGCGCCGGGCGCGCCCGGTCATCCCGCCGCACGTGGACTACGACCTGACCCCGCTCGGCGAACAGGCCGCGGGCCGGGTACAGGCGCTCGCCCGGTGGACCGAGGCCCACGTCACGGAGATAGCGGCGGCCCAGCGGGAGTACGACGAGGGGCGCGCCCGTACGGCCTGAGCGTGGCTGCCGCCCGAGGCCGTACGGCCTGAGCGCGTACGGGCGGCCGGTCGCCGCACACGACGACGCCCGGCCGGGGCTGACCCGGGCCGGGCGTCGGTCGTCGTACGGCACCCACGGAGACGCGGTCAGACGACCGTCCAGGTGTCGCTGCCGGCGAGCATCGTCGACAGGTCGCCCTTGCCCTGCCGGACCACGGCCTGCTCCAACTGCTCGGCCATGTCCGTGTCGTAGACCGGCCGGTCGACGTCCCGCAGCACCCCGATCGGCGTGTGGTGCAGGGTGTCCGGGTCGGCCAGCCGGGACAGCGCGAACGCGGCCGTCGGCGAGGAGGCGTGCGCGTCGTGCACCAGCACCCCGGCCGTGCCCTCGACCGTCACATCGATCACCCGCAGGTCACCGGTGGCCGGGTCGCGTACCACGCCCTTGCTGCCCAGACCGTCCTCGGCGGGCGCGCCGAAGCGGATCGGCTGCCCGTGCTCAAGGCGGATCAGGGCCTCCTGCGCGGTCTCCTTCTCCTTCAGCGCGTCGAAGGCGCCGTCGTTGAAGATGTTGCAGTTCTGGTAGATCTCCACCAGTGCCGTGCCCTGGTGGGCGGCGGCCGCGCGCAGCACGGACTGGAGGTGCTTGCGGTCCGAGTCCAGCGTGCGGGCCACGAAGGACGCCTCCGCGCCGATCGCCAGCGACACCGGGTTGAAGGGTGCGTCCAGTGAGCCCATCGGTGTCGATTTGGTGATTTTGCCGATTTCGGAGGTGGGGCTGTACTGGCCTTTGGTCAGTCCGTAGATCCGGTTGTTGAAGAGCAGGATCTTGAGGTTGACGTTCCGCCGCAGGGCGTGGATCAGATGATTGCCGCCGATGGACAGGGCGTCGCCGTCTCCCGTCACGACCCACACACTCAGATCGCGGCGTGAGGTGGCGAGGCCGGTGGCGATGGCGGGGGCGCGGCCGTGGATGGAGTGCATGCCGTAGGTGTTCATGTAGTAGGGAAAACGGGACGAGCACCCGATCCCCGAGATGAACACGACGTTTTCCTTGGCCAGTCCCAGTTCGGGCATGAAGGACTGGACGGCCGCGAGGATGGCGTAGTCGCCGCATCCGGGGCACCAGCGGACTTCCTGGTCGGACTTGAAGTCCTTCATGCTCTGTTTGGCCTCGGCTTTGGGCACGAGTGCCAGTGCCTCAGACATGCGCACTCCCCTCGGGGCTCAGTTCCGTGATGGCCCGGGCCAGTTGTTCGGCTTTGAAGGGCAGTCCGGTGACTTGTGTGTATGAGTGGGCGTCGATCAGGTATCTGGCCCGGATGAGGTGGGCGAGCTGGCCGAGGTTCATTTCGGGGACGAGGACGCGGTCGTAGGCGGCCAGGATGTTGCCGAGGTTGGCGGGGAAGGGGTTGAGGTGGCGCAGGTGTGCCTGGGCGACGTGGCCGCCTTCTGCGCGGATACGGCGGACGGCTGCGGTGATCGGCCCGTAGGTCGAGCCCCACCCGAGCACCAGCGTGCGGGCCTCCCCACCGGGATCGTCGACTTCAAGGTCGGGGACTTTGATGTTGTCGATTTTGGCCTGGCGGGTGCGGACCATGAGGTCGTGGTTGGCGGGGTCGTAGCTGATGTTGCCGGTGCCGTCCTGTTTCTCGATCCCGCCGATGCGGTGTTCCAGGCCGGGGGTGCCGGGCACGGCCCAGGGCCGGGCGAGGGTCTCGGGGTCGCGGAGGTAGGGCCAGAAGGTTTCGCTGCCGTCCGCCTCGGTGTGGTTCAGCGTCGTGGCGAACTGCACCCGCAGGTCGGGGAGTTCGGCTACTTCGGGGATGCGCCAGGGTTCGGAGCCGTTGGCGAGGTAGCCGTCGGAGAGCAGGAAGACCGGCGTGCGGTAGGCCAGGGCGATGCGGGCGGCCTCCAGCGCTGCGGTGAAGCAGTCGGCGGGGGTTGCGGGGGCGATGATGGGGACGGGGGCTTCGCCGTTGCGTCCGTACATGGCCTGGAGGAGGTCGGCCTGTTCGGTTTTGGTGGGCAGGCCGGTGGAGGGGCCGCCGCGCTGGATGTCGATGATCAGCAGCGGCAGCTCCAGGGACACGGCCAGGCCGATGGTCTCGGATTTGAGTGCGACGCCGGGGCCGGAGGTGGTGGTGACGGCCAGGGCGCCGCCGAAGGCGGCTCCGAGGGCTGCGCCGATGGCGGCGATCTCGTCCTCGGCCTGGAACGTTCTGACGCCGAAGTTCTTGTGGCGGCTGAGTTCGTGGAGGATGTCGGAGGCCGGGGTGATCGGGTACGAGCCGAGATACAGCGGCAGTTCGCTCTGGGTGGAGGCGGCGATGAGGCCGTAGGACAGGGCGAGGTTCCCGGAGATGTTGCGGTACGTGCCGGCGGGGAAGGCGCTGGTGGCGGGCTGGACTTCGTAGGAGACGGCGAAGTCCTCGGTGGTCTCGCCGAAGTTCCACCCGGCGCGGTAGGCGAGGATGTTCGCTTCGGCGATGTCGGGTTTCTTCGCGAATTTTTTGCGGAGGAAGGCTTCGGTGC
It encodes the following:
- a CDS encoding 2-oxoacid:ferredoxin oxidoreductase subunit beta, which gives rise to MSEALALVPKAEAKQSMKDFKSDQEVRWCPGCGDYAILAAVQSFMPELGLAKENVVFISGIGCSSRFPYYMNTYGMHSIHGRAPAIATGLATSRRDLSVWVVTGDGDALSIGGNHLIHALRRNVNLKILLFNNRIYGLTKGQYSPTSEIGKITKSTPMGSLDAPFNPVSLAIGAEASFVARTLDSDRKHLQSVLRAAAAHQGTALVEIYQNCNIFNDGAFDALKEKETAQEALIRLEHGQPIRFGAPAEDGLGSKGVVRDPATGDLRVIDVTVEGTAGVLVHDAHASSPTAAFALSRLADPDTLHHTPIGVLRDVDRPVYDTDMAEQLEQAVVRQGKGDLSTMLAGSDTWTVV
- a CDS encoding 2-oxoacid:acceptor oxidoreductase subunit alpha, with product MTSQVSPLTEGQPPVAAQVLGEQRKPAKETKRLDRVIIRFAGDSGDGMQLTGDRFTSETASFGNDLSTLPNFPAEIRAPAGTLPGVSSFQLHFADHDILTPGDAPNVLVAMNPAALKANLHDLPRGAEIIVNTDEFTKRAMTKVGYTASPLDDGSLEAYSVHPVPLTTLTLEALKDSGLARKDAERAKNMFALGLLSWMYHRPTDGTEAFLRKKFAKKPDIAEANILAYRAGWNFGETTEDFAVSYEVQPATSAFPAGTYRNISGNLALSYGLIAASTQSELPLYLGSYPITPASDILHELSRHKNFGVRTFQAEDEIAAIGAALGAAFGGALAVTTTSGPGVALKSETIGLAVSLELPLLIIDIQRGGPSTGLPTKTEQADLLQAMYGRNGEAPVPIIAPATPADCFTAALEAARIALAYRTPVFLLSDGYLANGSEPWRIPEVAELPDLRVQFATTLNHTEADGSETFWPYLRDPETLARPWAVPGTPGLEHRIGGIEKQDGTGNISYDPANHDLMVRTRQAKIDNIKVPDLEVDDPGGEARTLVLGWGSTYGPITAAVRRIRAEGGHVAQAHLRHLNPFPANLGNILAAYDRVLVPEMNLGQLAHLIRARYLIDAHSYTQVTGLPFKAEQLARAITELSPEGSAHV